The Heptranchias perlo isolate sHepPer1 unplaced genomic scaffold, sHepPer1.hap1 HAP1_SCAFFOLD_1142, whole genome shotgun sequence genome contains the following window.
agccagggttcctgctcctgatcactgtccagtgacccctgggttagagagagggggaaatcagccagggttcctgctcccgatcactgtccagtgacccctgggttagagagagggggaaatcagccagggttcctgctcctgatcactgtccagtgacccctggcttagagagagggggaaatcagccagggttcctgctcctgatcactgtccagtgaccccctggttagagagagggggaaatcagccagggttcctgctcccgatcactgtccagtgacccctgggttagagagagaggggaaatcagccagggttcctgctcccgatcactgtccagtgaccccctgggttagagagagggggaaatcagccagggttcctgctcccgatcactgtccagtgacccctgggttagagagaggggggaaatcagccagggttcctgctcccgatcactgtccagtgaccccctgggttagagagaggggaaatcagccagggttcctgctcccgatcactgtccagtgatccctgggtgagagagagggggaaatcagccagggttcctgctcccgatcactgtccagtgaccccctgggttagagagagggggaaatcagccagggttcctgctcctgatcactgtccagtgaccccctggattagagagaggggaaatcagccagggtcctgctcccgatcactgtccagtgacccctgggttagagagagggggaaatcagccagggttcctgctcctgatcactgtccagtgaccccctgggttgagagagatgggaaatcagccagggttcctgctcctgatcactgtccagtgaccccctgggttagagagagaggggaaatcagccagggttcctgctcccgatcactgtccagtgatccctggcgtgagagagagggggaaatcagccagggttcctgctcctgatcactgtccagtgacccctgggttagagagatgggaaatcagccagggttcctgctcctgatcactgtccagtgacccctgggttagagagagggggaaatcagccagggttcctgctcctgatcactgtccagtgatccctgggtgagagagagggggaaatcagccagggatcctgctcctgatcactgtccagtgacccctgggatagagagatggggagaaatctgcagggttcctgctcctgatcactgtccagtgacccctgggtagagagagggggaaatcagccagggttcctgctcctgatcactgtccagtgacccctgggttagagagagggggaaatcagccagggttcctgctcctgatcactgtccagtgacccctgggttagagagagggggaaatcagccagggttcctgctcccgatcactgtccagtgacccctgggttagagagagggggaaatcagccagggttcctgctcctgatcactgtccagtgacccctgggttagagagagggggaaatcagccagggttcctgctcccgatcactgtccagtgacccctgggttagagagagggggaaatcagccagggttcctgctcctgatcactgtccagtgacccctgggttagagagagggggaaatcagccagggttcctgctcctgatcactgtccagtgacccctgggtgagagagagggggaaatcagccagggttcctgctcctgatcactgtccagtgacccctgggttagagagagggggaaatcagccagggttcctgctcccgatcactgtccagtgacccctgggttggagagagatgggaaatcagccagggttcctgctcctgatcactgtccagtgacccctgggttagagagagggggaaatcagcgagggttcctgctcccgatcactgtccagtgacccctgggttagagagagggggaaatcaaccagggttcctgctcccgatcactgtccagtgacccctgggttagagagagaggggaaatcagccagggttcctgctcctgatcactgtccagtgacccctgggttagagagaggggaaatcagccagggttcctgctcctgatcactgtccagtgacccctgggttcgaGAGagtggaaatcagccagggttcctgctcctgatcactgtccagtgaccccctgggttacagagagggaaatcagccagggttcctgctcccgatcactgtccagtgacccctgggttagagagagagggaaatcagccagggttcctgctcctgatcactgtccagtgacccctgggttcgagagagggggaaatcagccagggttcctgctcctgatcactgtccagtgacccctgggtgagagagagggggaaatcagccagggttcctgctcctgatcactgtccagtgacccctgggttagagagagggggaaatcagccagggttcctgctcccgatcactgtccagtgacccctgggttagagagagggggaaatcagccagggttcctgctcccgatcactgtccagtgacccctgggttggagagagatgggacatcagccagggttcctgctcctgatcactgtccagtgaccaccgggttagagagagggggaaatcagccagggttcctgctcctgatcactgtccagtgaccactgggttagagagagggggaaatcagccagggttcctgctcctgatcactgtccagtgacccctggcttagagagagggggaaatcagccagggttcctgctcccgatcactgtccagtgacccctgggttagagagagggggaaatcaaccagggttcctgctcccgatcactgtccagtgacccctgggttggagagagaggggaaatcagccagggttcctgctcctgatcactgtccagtgacccctgggttagagagaggggaaatcagccagggttcctgctcctgatcactgtccagtgacccctgggttcgaGAGagtggaaatcagccagggttcctgctcctgatcactgtccagtgaccccctgggttacagagagggaaatcagccagggttcctgctcccgatcactgtccagtgacccctgggttagagagagagggaaatcagccagggttcctgctcctgatcactgtccagtgacccctgctggaaagtgtgtgggtgctgggtgaggacaggatcgaggCTCGACTGTGATGCTGCTTCCACAGTCGAATATCCTGCCGACACTTAAAGTCTGGGATCACACACGGAGAGTGGGACCACTCGGTGAGGGAACGGAGGGAGAGTTGCAAAATGGCACACATCTATCTCCCACTGAGATACACCAATCAATGCACAGTTATCACTCTCATCACCGTACGACTCTGTGTGATCGAGGAGAGCCAGAGAgaatagagtaaagctccctccacactgtcccatcaaacactcccagggcaggtacagggttagatacagagtaaagctccctctacactgtcccatcaaacactccaggggtcaggtacagggttagatacagagtaaagctccctccacactgtcccatcaaacactcccagggcaggtacagggttagatacagagtaaagctccctctacactgtcccatcaaacactcccagggtcaggtacagggttagatacagagtaaagctccctccacactgtcccatcaaacactcccagggcaggtacagggttagatacagagtaaagctccctctacactgtcccatcaaacactcccagggcaggtacagggttagatacagagtaaagctccctctacactgtcccatcaaacactcccagggcaggtacagggttagatacagagtaaagctccctctccactgtcccatcaaacactcctagggcaggtacagggttagatacagagtaaagctccctctccattgtcccatcaaacactcccagggtcaggtacagggttagatacagagtaaagctccctctccactgtcccatcaaacactcccagggtcaggtacagggttagatacagagtaaagctccctctgcactgtcccatcaaatattcccagggcaggtacagggttagatacagagtaaagctccctctacactgtcccatcaaacactcccagggcaggtacagggttagatacagagtaaagctccctctacactgtcccatcaaacactcccagggcaggtacagggttagatacagagtaaagctccctctccactgtcccatcaaacactcccagggtcaggtacagggttagatacagagtaaagctccctccacactgtcccatcaaacactcccagggcaggtacagggttagatacagagtaaagctcccactacactgtcccatcaaacactcccagggcaggtacagggttagatacagagtaaagctccctctacaccgtcccgtcaaacactcccagggcaggtacagggttagatacagagtaaagctccctctacactgtcccatcaaacactcccagggcaggtacagggttagatacagagtaaagctccctctgcactgtcccatcaaacactcccagggtcaggtacagggttagatacagagtaaagctccctctacactgtcccatcaaacactcccagggcaggtgcagggttagatgcagagtaaagctccctctccactgtcccatcaaacactcccagggcaggtacagggttagattcagagtaaagctccctctacactgtcccatcaaacactcccagggtcaggtacagggttagatacagagtaaagctccttccacactgtcccgtcaaacactcccagggcaggtacagggttagatacagagtaaagctccctctacaccgtcccatcaaacactcccagggtcaggtacagggttagatacagagtaaagctccctctacactgtcccatcaaacactcccagggtcaggtacagggttagatacagagtaaagctccctctacactgtcccatcaaacactcccagggtcaggtacagggttagatacagagtaaagctccctctacactgtcccatcaaacactcccagggtcaggtacaggttagatacagagtaaagctccctctacactgtcccatcaaacactcccagggcaggtacagggttagatacagagtaaagctccctctccactgtcccatcaaacactcccagtgcaggtacagggttagatacagagtaaagctccctcgacactgtcccatcaaacactcccagggtcaggtgcaggttagatacagagtaaagctccctctacactgtcccatcaaacactcccagggtcagggacagggttagatacagagtaaagctccctctacactgtcccatcaaacactcccagggtcaggtacagagttagatacagagtaaagctccctctacactgtcccatcaaacactcccagggtcaggtacaggttagatacagagtaaagctccctctacactgtcccatcaaacactcccagggtcagggacagggttagatacagagtaaagctccctctgcactgtcccatcaaacactcccagggtcaggtacagagatagatacagagtaaagctccctctacactgtcccatcaaacactcccagggtcaggtacagggttagatacagagtcaagctccctctacactgtcccatcaaacactcccagggcaggtacagggttagatacagagtaaagctccctctacactgtcccatcaaacactcccagggtcaggtacagggttagatacagagtaaagctccctctacactgtcccatcaaacactccaagggcaggtacagggttagatacagagtaaagctccctctacactgtcccatcaaacactcccagggcaggtacagggttagatacagagtaaagctccctcgacactgtcccatcaaacactcccagggcagggacagggttagatacagagtaaagctccctctacactgtcccatcaaacactcccagggcaggtacagggttagatacagagtaaagctccctctccactgtcccatcaaacactcctagggcaggtacagggttagatatagagtaaagctccctccacactgtcccatcaaacactcccagggcaggtacagggttagatacagagtaaagctcccactacactgtcccatcaaacactcccagggcaggtacagggttagatacagagtaaagctccctctacaccgtcccgtcaaacactcccagggcaggtacagggttagatacagagtaaagctccctctacactgtcccatcaaacactcccagggcaggtacagggttagatacagagtaaagctccctctgcactgtcccatcaaacactcccagggtcaggtacagggttagatacagagtaaagctccctctccactgtcccatcaaacactcccagggcaggtacagggttagattcagagtaaagctccctctacaccgtcccatcaaacactcccagggtcaggtacagggttagatacagagtaaagctccctctacactgtcccatcaaacactcccagggcaggtacagggttagatacagagtaaagctccctctacactgtcccatcaaacactcccagggtcaggtacagggttagatacagagtaaagctccctctacactgtcccatcaaacactcccagggtcaggtacaggttagatacagagtaaagctccctctacactgtcccatcaaacactcccagggcaggtacagggttagatacagagtaaagctccctctccactgtcccatcaaacactcccagtgcaggtacagggttagatacagagtaaagctccctctacactgtcccatcaaacactcccagggtcaggtacaggttagatacagagtaaagctccctctacactgtcccatcaaacactcccagggtcagggacagggttagatacagagtaaagctccctctacactgtcccatcaaacactcccagggcaggtacagggttagatacagagtaaagctccctctccactgtcccatcaaacactcccagtgcaggtacagggttagatacagagtaaagctccctctacactgtcccatcaaacactcccagggtcaggtacaggttagatacagagtaaagctccctctacactgtcccatcaaacactcccagggtcagggacagggttagatacagagtaaagctccctctacactgtcccatcaaacactcccagggcaggtacagggttagatacagagtaaagctccctctccactgtcccatcaaacactcccagtgcaggtacagggttagatacagagtaaagctccctctacactgtcccatcaaacactcccagggtcaggtacaggttagatacagagtaaagctccctctacactgtcccatcaaacactcccagggtcagggacagggttagatacagagtaaagctccctctacactgtcccatcaaacactcccagggtcaggtacagagttagatacagagtaaagctccctctacactgtcccatcaaacactcccagggtcaggtacaggttagatacagagtaaagctccctctacactgtcccatcaaacactcccagggtcaggtacagggttagatacagagtcaagctccctctacactgtcccatcaaacactcccagggcaggtacagggttagatacagagtaaagctccctctacactgtcccatcaaacactcccagggcaggtacagggttagatacagagtaaagctccctctacactgtcccatcaaacactcccagggtcaggtacagggttagatacagagtaaagctccctctacactgtcccatcaaacactcccagggcaggtacagggttagatacagagtaaagctccctctacactgtcccatcaaacactcccagggcaggtacagggttagatacagagtaaagctccctctacactgtcccatcaaacactcccagggcagggacagggttagatacagagtaaagctccctctacactgtcccatcaaacactcccagggcaggtacagggttagatacagagtaaagctccctctacactgtcccatcaaacactcccagggtcaggtacagggttagatacagagagagTAGATCCTCCCACTCACCTTTATTACAGATATCACAGGTATGATTGGCCCCCTCGCTGTGCACCTTCATGTGATCGGTGATGTAGGCTGCACTCAGTAACTTCCCACATACGTGACAAGGGACCTTCTCCTCGTGCCGGATCATGTGGGCCCTGAGCCGGTCCTTCGTCGCAAACGCAGCCTCGCAGGTCTGGGGAGAGAATGGAGGGCCAGGGTCAGTGAGTGCAAACCGGGGGCTTCAGGGCTGGGAGGGGCCCCCCTCCGAACCCCACCGTCGGAGGGAGCCCCCCCTCCGAACCCCACCGTCGGAGGGACCCCCCGAACCCCACCGTCGGAGGGAGCCCCCCCTCCGAACCCCACCGTCGGAGGGACCCCCCCGTCGGAGGGACCCCCCCGAACCCCACCGTCGGAGGGACCGCCCCGAACCCCACCGTCGGAGGGACCCCCCCCTCAATCCACCGTCGGAGGGACCCCCCCGAACCCCACCGTCGGAGGGACCCCCCCTCAATCCACCGTCGGAGGGACCCCCCCGAACCCCACCGTCGGAGGGACCCCCCCCTCAATCCACCGTCGGAGGGACCCCCCCCTCAATCCACCGTCGGAGGGACCCCCCCCTCAATCCACCGTCGGAGGGACCCCCCCCTCAATCCACCGTCGGAGGGACCCCCCGAACCCCCCCGTCGGAGGGACCCCCCCCTCAATCCACCGTCGgagggacccccccccacctcaatccACCGTCGGAGGGACCCCCCTCCTCAATCCACCGTCGGAGGGACCCCCCCCTCAATCCACCGTCGgagggacccccccccacctcaatccACCGTCGGAGGGACCCCCCTCCTCAATCCACCGTCGGAGGGACCCCCCCCCTCAATCCACCGTCGGAGGGACCCCCCCCTCAATCCACCGTCGGAGGGACCCCCCCCTCAATCCACCGTCGGAGGGACCCCCTCCTCAATCCACCGTCGGAGGGACCCCCCCCCTCAATCCACCGTCGGAGGGACCCCCCCCCTCAATCCACCGTCGGAGGGACCCCCCCCCTCAATCCACCGTCGGAGGGACCCCCCCGAACCCCACCGTCggagggacccccccccctcaatccaccgtcggagggacccccccgaaccccaccgtcggagggacccccccctcaatccaccgtcggagggacccccccctcaatccaccgtcggagggacccccccgaaccccaccgtcggagggacccccccccctcaatccaccgtcggagggacccccccgaaccccaccgtcggagggacccccccctcaatccaccgtcggagggacccccccccctcaatccacCGTCGGAGGGACCCCCCCCCTCAATCCACAATCGGAGGGACCCCCCCCCTCAATCCACCATCGGAGGGACCCCCCCCCTCAATCCACCATCggagggacccccccccctcaatccaccgtcggagggaccccccccctcaatccaccgtcggagggacccccccccctcaatccacCGTCGGAGGGACCCCCCTCAATCCACCGTCGGAGGGACCCCCCCGAACCCCACCGTCGGAGGGACCCCCCCCTCAATCCACCGTCGGAGGGACCCCCCTCAATCCACCGTCGGAGGGACCCCCCCGAACCCCACCGTCGGAGGGACCCCCCCCTCAATCCACCGTCGGAGGGACCCCCCCCTCAATCCACCGTCGGAGGGACCCCCCCTCAATCCACCGTCGGAGGGACCCCCCCCTCAATCCACCGTCGGAGGGACCCCCCCCCTCAATCCACCGTCGGAGGGACCCCTCCCCGAGCCCCACAATCGACCACTGCTGTTGTATCAGCCACCTCACCCCACTCTCTCCTCGCTCCCCACTCCAGTGTCAGACTCAGAATcactgcccccctctcctcccgccctctgAAACTCACAGCAGGCATTCCGAGGACCCTCAAACCCTGGTCAGTCGCCTCGCCCCGCCCTCCCTCcggccccctcccttccctctccttccccatcCTTTCCCTCCCCGCGGCCCCCTCATCCTCCCTcagcccactcccctccctccggccctcctcccctccctcttccctcggCCCCTCCTcagcccactcccctccctcctcgcccactccctcttccctcctcgcccactcccctcccccggacccctccctctccaccaccccgTGAACCGTACCTGACACTTGAAAGGCCTTTCCGTGGAATGAACCTGTCTGACGTGACTGTTCAGGTGGTCAGGTCTGAAAGACAGAGAGGCAGTGATGGTGAGACCATCGAGACTCGGTCACACTGTGGACCGATAATCAATTCTCTcacatgctcacactcactctcactgctgCAAACTCATTTGGGGGGAGGTcctgggatggggagagggggtttgagggggaggtcctgggatggggacggggggtttgggggggggggtcctgggatggggagagggggtttgagggggaggtcctgggatggggacggggggtttgagggggaggtcctgggatggggagagggggtttgagggggaggtcctgggatggggacggggggtttgggggggggggtcctgggatggggacggggggtttgggggggggggtcctgggaTGGGGACGGGGCGTTTGAGGGGGAGGTcctgggatggggagagggggtttgagggggaggTCCTGGGATGGGGACGGGGCGTTTGAGGGGGGGGTcctgggatggggagagggggtttgagggggaggtcctgggatggggacggggggtttgagggggaggtcctgggatggggacggggggtttgaggggggggtcctgggatggggacggggggtttgagggggggggtcctgggatggggagagggggaggtcctgggatggggagagggggtttgagggggaggtcctgggatggggacgggggggggtcctgggatggggacggggggtttgagggggaggtcctgggatggggatggggggaggtcctgggatggggacggggggtttgagggggggtcCTGTGATGGGGACggggggtctggggggggggtcctgggatggggacggggggtctggggtcctgggatggggacggggggtttgaggggggtcctgggatggggacggggggtctgaggggggggtcctgggatggggacaggggggggtcctgggatggggacaggggggggtcctgggatggggacggggggtttggggggggggtcctgggatggggagggggggtctgggggggggggggtcctgggaTGGGGACAGACTCTGTATCGATGGGAGTCCCTCTTTGTACCTGGAGAAACCTTTCCCACAATGGCTGCAGATGTAGGGCTTGTTGACGCCCCCCTCGTGCGAGCGGACGTGGTAACTCATGCGGTCCTTGCGTTTGAAGCGTTGCTGGCAGACGGGACACTCGAAGGGCTTCTCGTCAGAGTGCGACAGTTTGTGGCGGTTGAGGTGGTAGATGTCACGGAAAGCTTTGCCGCACAGCTCGCAGCTGTGAGTCTTGCGGATCCTCCGggcctgggagggggagggggagggggagggggagaggctgcTGCCCCCTGGCAGGGAGAGGGGTTCGGCCGAGCCCAGGGGCCCGGCGCCCCCGCCCACCGCGGCCATGGTCATGCTCAGCAGAGCGATGGGCACCATGGTGGGGGGATTGACGCTGGCGGGGAGGGGGGCCCTGGCTCCCCCCGAGTGGGTGCCCTGGTGTCTCCTCAGGTTGTAGTTGTTCTTGAACTCCTTGGAGCAGAGCAGGCAGATGAAGGGCCCCTTGCTCTTTAGCTTCTTGTCTGCCTCCACGTTGGCCCGGGCCCGGGGCACGGGCTGG
Protein-coding sequences here:
- the LOC137307882 gene encoding myc-associated zinc finger protein-like isoform X1 is translated as MDGTWSNFIFQTAGTDQAPGVQADLLPLLTTASVAQESARPPSTPGAAEAAPAPDRERAKNPQPVPRARANVEADKKLKSKGPFICLLCSKEFKNNYNLRRHQGTHSGGARAPLPASVNPPTMVPIALLSMTMAAVGGGAGPLGSAEPLSLPGGSSLSPSPSPSPSQARRIRKTHSCELCGKAFRDIYHLNRHKLSHSDEKPFECPVCQQRFKRKDRMSYHVRSHEGGVNKPYICSHCGKGFSRPDHLNSHVRQVHSTERPFKCQTCEAAFATKDRLRAHMIRHEEKVPCHVCGKLLSAAYITDHMKVHSEGANHTCDICNKGFTTAAYLRVHARKHHGVTFLQPYRFVCELCGVYCLHPGAAERAQGDTRAAVTSGGKSARPAAPTLRRAAAVRRYR
- the LOC137307882 gene encoding myc-associated zinc finger protein-like isoform X2, with amino-acid sequence MDGTWSNFIFQTAGTDQAPGVQADLLPLLTTASVAQESARPPSTPGAAEAAPAPDRERAKNPQPVPRARANVEADKKLKSKGPFICLLCSKEFKNNYNLRRHQGTHSGGARAPLPASVNPPTMVPIALLSMTMAAVGGGAGPLGSAEPLSLPGGSSLSPSPSPSPSQARRIRKTHSCELCGKAFRDIYHLNRHKLSHSDEKPFECPVCQQRFKRKDRMSYHVRSHEGGVNKPYICSHCGKGFSRPDHLNSHVRQVHSTERPFKCQTCEAAFATKDRLRAHMIRHEEKVPCHVCGKLLSAAYITDHMKVHSEGANHTCDICNKGTGEPCPLTPAVTPASANPRPAETATFLTQGLSSPPW